Part of the Antechinus flavipes isolate AdamAnt ecotype Samford, QLD, Australia chromosome 2, AdamAnt_v2, whole genome shotgun sequence genome is shown below.
catttaaatagagtattaatttttaaataaaaatttcccagCCAAATTAAGTTACTTCTGTTAAACCTAAAAAGCTACTTTATCATCACccatattttccctttctgtttgaATCTTTGAATTTTGGTTTACCCACATAAGGGGTGGTACTTTATAATACTTAAAACTGCAATTTTGATATGAAATACTTGAATTTACAGAGCACTTTggaaatttaaactttttaaaaataatcagttGGAATGCGTTTTAGTGatatgaaggttttttttaaactactaacTAGCTAAAATACCCAAAAAGTCTTCACTAATCTATCTCAAAATACCAAATTACTTTGTAGCAGtaataaaatttttgttgatgttgtGGTTTCCCCTCCAGAATGCTTAATTCTGAATATTTAAATCAGTATTTTTCTATTCTACACTAGGTGCCACCCCCaacctccccaccccttcccctgcTTTTAAATATTCCTTatgaaacttttaaatttagggTCATTGATCCAAACTAGATTTGAGTTTTATTGTGAGTTGatttaataaaggaaaagtttCTTAGGTTTATTCCTAAGGGTGAATGCTAACAGTGAAAATTAGTAAAACATCTCTAAACCCTGAGGATAATTGCCAGTTACACTGTATTCTCAGGGCCTGCTTCAtcgtttgtttttgctttttgtttggtttttttcgttttgttttgttttgttttttgctaatcTATTATTGAGGGCAATTGGTAGAGAATTACAAATACATAAAGTTGCATATATTTGGAAGCTTCCTTTTTACCCTTGTATTACACATAGAGCAGTAAATGAAAATTTGCTGCTGGTACATAGAACAGGACAATGCAGTAAAGGAATGTGTGAAGAAATTTAGattaaagaaatgtgttttatatgttgcattttatcaaaatAATTAGCACCTTTTAGTTCTTTAAGTACTTACCTTCTTAAGTGAATTTAATTGAAGGATTACAAAGTACAAgaggaagatttctttttttaaaattagtacaCAAAGGGATACAGCTTTATCAATCATTGCTAAAAATCACAAACCATGTGTCCAGTCTGTCAAAATGTGTGaatttgaaaaagcaaaatttaagttatatttaaattgttttaattttccccctATGTTTGttatcaatttttgttttattaaaaagcatttgttccCTTATACTTCTAGCTTTTGTATTAATATGACTTGATTTAAGGCATGTTTTAACTTGGCCTTTATATCAACATCAGTTTTCAGTATCATAGATGAGATAGAGTTATcatgttttaaaagtttaatcCTGCCCTTTAATATGCACTGCATATTCTGGAAAAATTTGTCATAGCTTGGTGGTGGCACTAAAAAGAGtataaaagttttaaagaattagaaaacaaattttgAGTAGGAAAGataacttgggggggggggaatcactGTAAGATTTCCTTTGTCTTTGTTTACTTCAAGAGTAAGATATTCCATAATTTCAATTTTGAATGTTGCATTTCTTTTCTTGCCagcatgttatttcttttttgttagctTAGGCAATATAATTTTCGTATCTTTCTTGTTCATATTTTCTGGGTAACTTTTCCCACTTCAGTCTTAGACCATTcgtattctttctttttgttttctcagaaTTCTTAAAAAGGCTTCCCATTTGTCTTTGGTATAGGTGAACATTCAAACTATTAGTATAATCTTTTTTAAGCTGAGGTTAACATCTAAGCCTTAAAATAACATCCTTTTATAAACTCCATTAATCTGACAAACACCACGGTTCCTATACTTTTCCTCTggattaattttgatttttgatgaaatcaggaaaaaaaattaatttaaatccaAAATTCAGTTATAGGTTCTTCCCAATCCTTAGAATTTGGATAGAATCTATATTAACATGTAGCAATAGTTTGAAAATTTATCCTTAAACTTAGGACTAGATTTTACAGATTGTGGGTAAAGAAGATGGTGTTTTTGGATTTAAATTTTGTCTAGGTCAGGGTCAGTCATTCTCATTTGCATTGAAGTTGCTACTTCTATTGGAAATTTGTCCCTATGTTAGCTGTTAAGTGGGGAAGTTGAATAAAAAATCTTGGCATTCTGTATGTTTGGTCCATCTGCTATAGGTTTGTGTAAAATAAAATGCCTGGTTGGTGATCCTCCCCCTACTCTCTCCTCCAGTTCTACTTACTGCTGCTTTAATTTATGGATAGTTATGTTCTATGAGTAAATAAGACATGTAAACAAATTGCTATTAAGATATATGCCTGTTCTGCCAGTGGCAATATTTTTCATCAGTTGGGGTTTGATTTCAGACCAGTTTATAAAAACCTGTGTGGTGTCCAGAGTTTCTTCTTATATTGTTGTCTTGTATTTAAAGAAAATGCAACTTTGAGGTACATATAAGATTATTTATAGTGATCCCTAAAATCcctaaaagaattaataaaattcattgtGCCAGCTGAATTCTGTAGGCCCCACTTTCAGCCCCTTAAACACACTTTGGTCagttgaaatttttaaataaatgataaatttgttATATATCACAGAtagttggaaaggatcttggagGCCATTCAAGTTCAACTTTTATAGAAAAGTAAACTGCTCAAGTTTTAAATTTCTGGATATTTCGAGAATATTTGTGAAAAATTAAGATTTGTTacaaaatttagttttaaatttagttttagaatttttttgaggaaaaacatGTTTTATAATTAAAGGGATAGATAGCTTTAAccaatttttaatttcaaatgacagtacatttattatttcactgTAAGATTAAGCATTTGATTTTTGACCCCCGGTTTGAGAAAACAGAGTAGTAGAAATGTTATAAGTTGCATGTTGAACAAGGAAAATATGTAGAATGTAAAAAGTGGTACATATCCTTCTTAGCTTAACAAGTTTCTACAAATTCCCTCCATTATACTTCTTTTGTATATAAGATTCTCAAAATGTCTTACAAatcaaggaatttttttcccctagctgcTAGACTCTGAAATCATAAATGACATAGAGAGTCTGTCATCATTTATGATTAACAGCTAGGAAGAGCTATTTTCCAGAGGCCACCTGTTTTGTTGACCAAGCTACAATTTTTCCTCCATGATATGCATGAAGTATTTGAGGGCAGGATCAAGCTCTAGGAAGAATTCAGTAAAGTTGTCATGTTCCTGTAATAGATCATGCCAAAAGACAGTGGGTTTTATTTTGTGACCATTAATGTTAGATGTTTAGTGCTCCGAAGTTTGGCTCACTTGAAAgtatttaactttgtttttgttaattctaCAAATTTACTTTGCTGCAGGAGTGGAATCAACACATCAATGGAGCAACACACAGTCGACGCTGCCAACTTCTTCTTGAAATGTAGGAGTTTGAAATATCTCTTAAGCATCCATATTTATGACAAAAGAATGGCAGTTAATCAGAATTTTAGCATTTCTGTTACAACTATACAAAATTTTCTGTGTTGCTTAATGACAGATAACTACAGATGAGACTAGACTAACAATTTAGATGCTTGCTTGAGTTGtattaaatgatatattaaaattttcataataGAAAAGCTGttttattcataaaaattttatgaaaagtcTGTCTTTCTTGCAATGATTAccaacaaaatctttttaatagtGAAAAGCATAGAAAGGACTCTTCTAAGGTCTTACTACTTTTAACTTTCCCATTGATAACATGGCTGGGTCATACAATTTAGGGGAAATGTTTATTACCTTAAGTTTTCCCTAAATCAGAATTCTCAGCATAGATCAAGTTTGTTCCCTTACTCATTTTGGTAAGTTTGAAATTCTTTTAGTGTCTCTTAATCAATGGGATAAATTTTATAGATATTCTGTAATCACAATATGTAATTTTCACTAATCTAAAGTAAAAGCAGAAAAAGTGTTTTTACTTTGAAggtaattttttgttcttttttaagcTATCCAGAATGGAATCCTGACAATGATTCTGGACATGGAATGTAAGTGCAAATCAATACTGTAATGTTTTCAACATTGTTTATAATTAGGAACAGTTTAGGTCtgtagaattttaaatatttcataaaaccCTGAACAGTTTTACTGGAAATATTCAAGAATGGGTGTTTCATTGCTATAtacagatccttttttttttttttttttttttttttttttgggggggtctggattatttgttgatttattattGGTGGTTAGGAtggtttagatttttttctatttggttgtCCATATAAATATAACATTCCCGATAACTTTGAGTCACTCCTGTTTAATTTTTTACGTATTCACATTTCTAGGGGTGATCCATTCATGTTGCAGCAATCTACAAACCCAGCACCTGGAATTTTGGGGCcgcctcctccctctttccatctTGGAGGACCACCTGTTGGACCAAGAGGAAATATGGGTATGTTATCAAATCATTGCTGAAAGAAACAGTAAGTGAAGTCAGAATATGACTAGATGAAAGGTTAATTAAAATGCCATTTATAAGGCTGatagtgataaaataaaaattgactaattttaaaaattctaaatcatcTTTCCCTTTCAGTCAGGATGCATACACCAGTTATGCTTTATTTGCATGTATagttaaaactattaaaatttacTTTCCCCTCTTTACAGGTGCCGGAAATGGAAATATGCAAGGACCAAGACACATGCAAAAAGGCAGAATGGTCAGTATTAAATCTCAGGTGTGTTACAATATGAAAACATAGACCTGGtattatttaaaacattcatACCAACCACTCAAGTAACTGTCTCTTAAGTTAATGAATCTTGTACATTTAAATCTTCattatatggaaaaatagatagaagctaaaaaaggtagaaaagcaaaatttgttaaccaattaaagataataaaaaataattctctggaaaagatatatattaaattgataattgataaagagaaatatatgtgtatatgttatatatagctttttagcACTAATTGGGGCTTATCTAGGAgggaaagtgggggaggggagttggaacacaagatttgcaAGGGGCAGATTATCCATAcatgtgtttgaaaaaaaaaagctttaattaaaaacaaaaaagaaatattaggctttttttctttatcccccAACCCTCTAGCTGCAAGCTGGCTTATATAAAACAATGCTACATGAAAGCCAGTATTTGCATCTGTGtgtgctttttcttttcctagtaaatgcattttaaagACAACATGATATATGTGGATCTGTATGgcattaaatagaaataaatatctgCACTATTTCatagaatatagaaatacatGTTTTTATGAGATTTCCAGAATCAAATCATTGTGGTTTTCCTCCTCAgtgaaacatttttacataaaagttagaaaactaaaataaagggTAATATCTATGGTCTAGAATTTGTGGTGTTATATAACATCTATTATCTAATTTTTAGATGTCTATTGTCCTCAGTTCctaaaaaataatttgctaaaatatttgagaattaaaGATAATGATGGCTCAGTTCTTTGACTAAATTAGTATGTGCATTGGCTAGCAAAACCAAGAcatgaaacaaagggaaaaaggagacaatacaaagaaaaacattttcctaagggaagggaaagaaaagaacagaagcaGAAATGAAATAGGTGGTGTTGTGAAGAGTCTTAATGGTTCTAGGGGGATAAATAGCCATAACATTACAATTATTAATACTCCATAGAGATTactcagaataaaatttttagtGCATTGTCTGaaataagcaatttttaaaattaatgttaagaTATTTGACAATCAAAAGTTAAGGCATATAAAAGATTGTTGACATCATTGGAATGAAAGGACTGCTGAATTTAATATGGTCAAAAATATATCAGAGCACGTAGAGTATGTAAGTTGACATTACTGATACTTGCTTTTTTAAAGCTGGTTTTACCCTTTCAGTAAGAATAACTGGCGTCCCTTTTCATTGGCATCTTGTATGACAGTAAAGGTAGCTTTGTTGTAACACTGGTACAAGATAACAccaaaaaatctttttctgaatCAATAGGGAGTTTTTATAAAAACACAATGACATATAGTGGCCATGTAAAAATTGGCTTGTTTTAATATACATAAGCTCATATACTTAGAAAACTTGGATTGGTAATGCCATGTATGCTCaccattatatttgtatataaatttatTGAACTTGACTATTTTTGTAGtattgaatagagaaaaaaaatctgtgatccCGGAAGGACTTAGATAATGCTAATGCTTTAGACATATAAtgctatgtgagcctgggcaagtcatttaaattctcagtgCCCCAGGTAGTTCTCTAAAAAATTAACTTTGTTAAGAGACTCCATTAACCTTCAGTGATAGTCCTTTCTTCATGTTATGATTTAGTCTACTTTTTCTTAGGTATAAATTTGTAAAATAGCAGAAATACTAAGCTCTTGGGCATTATCATTAATTAAAACCTAAGAAAATACTaagaatattttagaattattgtGTTATAATATAAGTTTAAGTTCACTAAAATGTTGCAcactgatttttatttaaatttaaattactttGTTCTGTTATTGTGCTATGTTCTTTTGATTTAAGTTGAGACCTGTGCACTTTTTTATTGTTAGGAAACTAGCAGAGTTGTTCACATTATGGATTTTCAGCGGGGGAAAAACTTGAGATACCAACTTTTGCAGCTGGTTGAACCATTTGGAGTAATTTCAAATCATCTGatcttaaataaaatcaatgaggTGAggtttaaatcatttttaaactttGGAGTCAAGACAGGAAATAAATGCAAACAATTACTTTTCATAACTCAGTTATTCAGTTATTCTGTATTAAAGAGTGCTTTTTAATCTCTATTAAATTTGTACGCCCCATTAGATTAAAGATTGTCGGCTTTGAATACAGAGTAACAAATAGATGTTAATGAAGCCAAAAAGAActatagatttagaatcagaagaaattGAGTTGAGACCATGACTCCTTGGGCACATAATAGTTTTGTGAGCCACAGACAAGTCATTCAATTCATGTTTCagatttctcaaacataaaatggaaagaaaaatgttggCTTTTTTGAGGAGTTATTGTCAGAAAATCACTTTCTATATACTACTAATGCTACCATATAAATAATCTGGTTTAATTGAACCTATtagatcttaattttattttaaagtcatttgatgtcacataagaaaaaaatagctcaTTAGCATAAACAAGAATTGTCAATGTGCAATCAACAAGGTTAGAAACAACTTTAATCTTATATAACAAAAGGATAAATTGCCACGGAAGCCTGGTTTTACCCTTTCAGTAAGAATAACTGGCATCCCTTTTCATTGGCATCTTGTATGACAGTAAGCGTAACATCATCACAGAAAACTTTTGCCTGAGTCCTGGCCCAATactatgtcattttaaaattatatatatataaaaataaataaattatggttaTATTAGGCATGTATGTAAAACAATTCTGAACAATACTGTATTATTTCTGCAAGGCTTTTTACAAAGTAATAAGAATATTTGGAAATGATTTGTTGCTTTAATTTCAGGCATTCATTGAAATGTCTACCACAGAAGATGCTCAGGCTGCAGTGGACTATTATACAACCACACCAGCACTAGTATTTGGCAAACCAGTAAGAGTTCATTTATCTCAGAAGTATAAAAGAATCAAggtatgtttttcctttttgaagttATCTGTAACCATTAATTGGAATTAACTCAAAGATTTAAGTTGAATAAAATGTAGTGAAATATCTCATGAATAGTTAGAAAAGTAATTTCCATTTGCCAAGAGATCATTTCTTCCCTCTACATCttcaaaaatccttttaaaattaatacctgattctctctttcttttcttttcaccaaTATCATTCAGACATTGCTACCACTCTTCTCTTAATATATAGTATACAGTATCTTTTTATCTATTATCAGATGCCTAAGAGTGAAGCTCCTATTTTCTCTGTTTAAAAAATCCTCCCTTGACTTTAGAACAGTCAAATCATCATCTTATCTCTCCTTTTAACAGCTAGAGCTTTTTAAATTGGTtaccttcactttctcctcttctcaTTTCTCAATCCTGTGCAGTCTATTTCCTGGTCTCAACAAGGTTTCCACATTCTCTGGTCTTTTTTTGTAAACCTAATCTTTTTTGACTAATGTAACATGATACAGCTGTGTTTTCTTCTCTTACTCTTGACTTCTCCATTCTTGGGTCATAATCCAGGTTACATTCCCTAATTGTGGATTTTTTTAGGACTTTATGTGCGCTTTTAATGAACTCAGCTTCCATAAATTCAATTATTATATGGCAGTTATCACTGCTATATACAACTGGCttacctagtgctctatccactggccacctagctgcccccaaggtATTATTCTTTAAAGCAGAAACCTGTGTGACATGTCACTTTTCTTCCCCAGTAGCTGTATATTTGAATAAGCTGTTCTTATTCAAATGCCTGTGTTTGATATTCAAAGACTGTAGAAACCTTTATTTTGAAGTGTTCTATATTAATCCCTTTGAGGCAACTAGTTAGCACTGATTAAAACGGTGGTCTTATAATTCGgatgatctggattcaaatctggcctcaaaacaTTGTCTTCTAGTTGTATtaccctgaacaagttacttactTTTGCTTACCGgtatcctcaactgtaaaatgagcataataatggTAAAGTATGTGACACACaatatggattcaaatctggcctcaaaacaTTGTCTTCTAGTTGTATtaccctgaacaagttacttactTTTGCTTACCGgtatcctcaactgtaaaatgagcataataatggTAAAGTATGTGACACACaatatggattcaaatctggcctcaaaacaTTGTCTTCTAGTTGTATtaccctgaacaagttacttactTTTGCTTACTGgtatcctcaactgtaaaatgagcataataatggTAAAGTACCTGACACACAATAGGAACTTATTCTTAATATACTATTTTCTAGCTGTATTGGCGTATTTGCTGCTCTTTGTTTAGTATCTTTTTCTTCACAAACTGTCTGCCAGTCTTGGAATGCACTCTTCCTTTAAGACACTTAAAATCCTTAGTTTTCAAAAAATCTCTTTAAGGGAAGGTCATTTCTTCCCTTAAAGGCATATTTCCATCAGAAatacttttcaattttcctatATACAAAAacactatatacacatacacacacactttttattttaaaagttatatgtatatgttgttcttGGTAGAACTGTATTTTTATGACCTCAGCAACCTAACCTAGTTCTTGGCATTAAAATTGTTTACTAAATGGTGGTTGGTGGATTGACTTATTGATCAGAAAGTTAACTTGCTATAAATTATAgtagacttttttcttatttctttaattaaagaaACCAGAAGGCGGAAAACCTGATCAGAAATTTGAACAAAAGCCTGAACTTGGACGGGTGATCCATCTCAGCAACTTGCCCCATTCTGGCTATTCTGACAGTGCTGTCATCAAACTTGCTGAACCCTATGGAAAGATAAAGAATTATATATTGATGCGGATGAAGAGCCAGGTACTTACTAATGATCTAATAAATTATTGAACTAAATTTTAGAGTAATCTTTAATTAAAAGACTGTGTAgtataatgaagaaaaacactGAACTTCTTGTGAGGAGAAATTCCTCATCTACTTTGTCATTTTCTAAAGGCCAATCTCCTGaacattaatttctttatttgggaAATAAATCGTATTTGtgtaacattccataatattatGTTGAAAGAAATTCCCTGGATGCCTTGAAGaattatagaaatgttaatttttaaaatgccttgcatgtttaaaatacttttttaaaaaaatcttacttcagagaattttcatttccattttatagaaggtAAACCTATTGCACACACTGGGTTTAAGGAACTTAATCTAAGTAATGGCAAAGTTGAAACTGGGATTAGGCACTTTTAACTCCCTAGatcatcatttaaaataaaacatgttaagcatttgaaaataaaattgttttgctttttaaaagaattgtctaATGGATGCTAAAGGGTATTCTTaattccttttcaaaattttcttaggCTTTCATAGAAATGGAAACCCGAGAGGATGCCATGGCCATGGTGGAGCATTGTGCAAAAAAGGCACTTTGGTTCCAGGGCCGATATGTGAAGGTTGACTTATCtgagaaatacaaaaaactaGTATTGcgggtatgttttttttttattattattatttttattttccaacttAGAAATCTAAAACAATGTGGTCcctgcatttttgtttatgtatttcccaatctctctatttcttctgtcCCCTTTCTCCTTATCCTTGAAATGAAAATCAACTActaaatacttgaaaatagaTGTTGGATTGGTGGGAAAGAGATTTGGGAAGGTATCACCTTACTAAAGAAGACCCAGCAAAAATAAGACTCCTTTACATTCTGAGACAATAGCAAAAAGGGTTTAAATGACCCTTTTTGGCATCAATATTGCTAGGAACActaaatctaaatgaaatagtaTGAACTTTATAAGGATTAGTTAATCAAACTCAAGTACTTTATGTTCACCTATTGAAGATCTAATAACTATAAGATCTTAATTGTATTAACTTTTTTCAAATAGATTCCCAACAGAGGAATTGATCTGTTAAAGAAAGATAAATCTCGGTAAGTTCCTTTAAGTAGTTCATAGAATGTATTTTTGTGTATTGGAAGCATTTGATCAGAATATAATTGAGTACTTTTTATTGTAGAAAGAGATCTTACTCTCCTGATGGCAAAGACTCTCCAAGTGATAAAAAGTCCAAGACTGATGGCAGCCAGAAGAGTGATAGTGGAGCtgaaggaaaagaacaagaagaaaaacaaagtgaagaTGCTGATAAAGATACAAAAGATGAACAGGCAGAGCAAGAACCTGGTTTACTTCTTGAATCTGAAGATGAGCTACTTGTAGatgaagaagaagcagcagcactGCTAGAAAGTGGCAGCTCAGTAGGAGATGAAACTGATCTCGCTAATTTAGGTGATGTGGCTGCTGACATTAAAAAAGAAGCTTcagaaaaagctttgaaaaaaatggaaatgagtcTTGGTTCTTCAGCGGCAGCAAAGAAGaaacttaaaaaggtaaaaacattCGAGAAAATTTCTCTTGCCTTTTTAATaggtaaattttaattttaatagtttcGATAGgtaaattttaaaacttcaggGTGAAAATTTAGACAATTTGCTGTGCCCACTGTTTGAGATTCCAGCAATTACATTAAGTTTTGAAAAGATAACATTCTTTGAATTATCAAGAGTGGCATTCTTCAAATTCAAGGTAGCAATTTATAACTTAAATTCAGTGTTTTAGCTTACATTTGAGGCTAGTTATAAGTCACCTACATGGAGTATTTTAGGGATTctgtaatttaaattttataattcagatcccatttttttcctcctgtggtGTGTAAAATAATTGCACACAGGTGTATACTATATAAGTTTTGATTACTTACATTTAGTTCTAGTTTAGGTTGGATGTGTTTAAATAGGTTTGGTGAAAAATACAAGGTAGTTTAAGGAACTGAGTGAAACAGAATTTTAGCTTGTGTCCTTAGAAAGTCCTTGCCCTTCAAAAATAGTATCTGTATGTTACAACTTAACTAATTGCTTGTAACATACCATTTAAATAAGCTTTTAGCTTAGTGTTTTGAGTGGAAAAGGAAAGTTGTCCAACCTTTTTCCAGaggacaaggaaggaaagaaaaagacgcttttcccttccttttttaagTAAATGCAAATGGAAGGGATGCTGCAGGATAACTAACTGTTGCAGAGTAAACTTTGTCTCTCTTAACAGCGTCGCTTTCCAGGGAGTATGGAAGGTTTTGTCACTCTAGATGAGGTTGGTGATGAGGAAGATTCGGAACTTCAGAAACTTCGTAAATCGGGAATGGCAATTAAATCTGGTGACAAAAATGACGATAGTTTGGTTGAAATTAAGGTGGACAAGATGGAGGAACTTGATCAGGAGAATGATGGCTCgttggaaaatggaataaaaaatgaagaCAGTACAGAGCCTGGAGGTGCCGAATCTGCCGAGAACCTTGAGGGAATGGATCCGAACCAAGAGACAAGTGAAAATACAGATGGTGAAAacgaaatgaaaagggaggataTCCCAGATGAGTATAGAATTGGACCATATCAACCTAATGTTCCTGTTGGTGAGAATtgaatttttcataattatacatTAGCacaataaaagtaattttaaataataaaattattttgtgttgTTGCTGTCTGCTCTTCTTGTTCTGGTCTGTCTTAGACTTTGTTGTTATAATCTTGCCTTCTTTGCTCAATGTACCaaaatttaatatgcattttattttgctgccTTAGTATTTTAGTTGAAATGTTAAGTTGTATAGGACTTAATGCTATATGTCTTTTTTTggacaaattttcttttattttacagcttACTAAAAGGTAACctattcacattaaaaatttattctCGGTGTACTTTTGAGATTACATAGATAATgctaaataatacaaataaatgtttTGCTTCTCACTTAAATTATCTGTTGATGAGATTCTTTGTGCATTTTTTCCTAGGCGTGGACTATGTGATACCCAAGACAGGATTTTACTGTAAACTCTGTTCTCTCTTCTACACAAATGAGGAAGTTGCAAAAAATACTCACTGCAGCAGCTTGCCTCATTATCAGAAATTAAAGGTAAAACAAATgcttaaaagtaaagaaaaattgggaTGAGGATCTTAACATACTGAAATACTCATTATTGCCTTAAGTGGACTTTGGAATAGAATGCTATTTAGCATTTGAAAACTACTAAGTCTCAAATTAAATCTTAGTTCTAAACCATGTAAAGtgaaaggaatttttctttaaatttcacaAGTCAGAGGAGGTTTGGTAAATTGTTCAGCccccaaatgaaattatataagcTTTTTACAGCGTCAGGAACTAATATCGACTCATTCAGCATTTAATGTTG
Proteins encoded:
- the MATR3 gene encoding matrin-3 isoform X1 — encoded protein: MSKSFQQSSLSRDSQGHGRDLSAGIGLLAAATQSLSMPASLGRMNQGTARLASLMNLGMSSSLNQQGSHSALSSASTSSHNLQSIFNIGSRGPLPLSSQHRGDADQASNILASFGLSARDLDELSRYPEDKITPENLPQILLQLKRRRTEEGPSLSYGRDGRSATREPPYRVPRDDWEEKRHFRRDSFDDRGPSLNPVLDYDHGSRSQESGYYDRMDYEDDRLRDGERCRDESFYGEPSHNYHKFDSEYERMGRGPGPLQERSLFEKKRGAPPSSNIEDFHGFLPKGYPHLCSICDMPVHSNKEWNQHINGATHSRRCQLLLEIYPEWNPDNDSGHGMGDPFMLQQSTNPAPGILGPPPPSFHLGGPPVGPRGNMGAGNGNMQGPRHMQKGRMETSRVVHIMDFQRGKNLRYQLLQLVEPFGVISNHLILNKINEAFIEMSTTEDAQAAVDYYTTTPALVFGKPVRVHLSQKYKRIKKPEGGKPDQKFEQKPELGRVIHLSNLPHSGYSDSAVIKLAEPYGKIKNYILMRMKSQAFIEMETREDAMAMVEHCAKKALWFQGRYVKVDLSEKYKKLVLRIPNRGIDLLKKDKSRKRSYSPDGKDSPSDKKSKTDGSQKSDSGAEGKEQEEKQSEDADKDTKDEQAEQEPGLLLESEDELLVDEEEAAALLESGSSVGDETDLANLGDVAADIKKEASEKALKKMEMSLGSSAAAKKKLKKRRFPGSMEGFVTLDEVGDEEDSELQKLRKSGMAIKSGDKNDDSLVEIKVDKMEELDQENDGSLENGIKNEDSTEPGGAESAENLEGMDPNQETSENTDGENEMKREDIPDEYRIGPYQPNVPVGVDYVIPKTGFYCKLCSLFYTNEEVAKNTHCSSLPHYQKLKKFLNKLAEDRRQKKEA
- the MATR3 gene encoding matrin-3 isoform X2 — its product is MSKSFQQSSLSRDSQGHGRDLSAGIGLLAAATQSLSMPASLGRMNQGTARLASLMNLGMSSSLNQQGSHSALSSASTSSHNLQSIFNIGSRGPLPLSSQHRGDADQASNILASFGLSARDLDELSRYPEDKITPENLPQILLQLKRRRTEEGPSLSYGRDGRSATREPPYRVPRDDWEEKRHFRRDSFDDRGPSLNPVLDYDHGSRSQESGYYDRMDYEDDRLRDGERCRDESFYGEPSHNYHKFDSEYERMGRGPGPLQERSLFEKKRGAPPSSNIEDFHGFLPKGYPHLCSICDMPVHSNKEWNQHINGATHSRRCQLLLEIYPEWNPDNDSGHGMGDPFMLQQSTNPAPGILGPPPPSFHLGGPPVGPRGNMGAGNGNMQGPRHMQKGRMETSRVVHIMDFQRGKNLRYQLLQLVEPFGVISNHLILNKINEAFIEMSTTEDAQAAVDYYTTTPALVFGKPVRVHLSQKYKRIKKPEGGKPDQKFEQKPELGRVIHLSNLPHSGYSDSAVIKLAEPYGKIKNYILMRMKSQAFIEMETREDAMAMVEHCAKKALWFQGRYVKVDLSEKYKKLVLRIPNRGIDLLKKDKSRKRSYSPDGKDSPSDKKSKTDGSQKSDSGAEGKEQEEKQSEDADKDTKDEQAEQEPGLLLESEDELLVDEEEAAALLESGSSVGDETDLANLGDVAADIKKEASEKALKKMEMSLGSSAAAKKKLKKVDKMEELDQENDGSLENGIKNEDSTEPGGAESAENLEGMDPNQETSENTDGENEMKREDIPDEYRIGPYQPNVPVGVDYVIPKTGFYCKLCSLFYTNEEVAKNTHCSSLPHYQKLKKFLNKLAEDRRQKKEA
- the MATR3 gene encoding matrin-3 isoform X3, with protein sequence MGDPFMLQQSTNPAPGILGPPPPSFHLGGPPVGPRGNMGAGNGNMQGPRHMQKGRMETSRVVHIMDFQRGKNLRYQLLQLVEPFGVISNHLILNKINEAFIEMSTTEDAQAAVDYYTTTPALVFGKPVRVHLSQKYKRIKKPEGGKPDQKFEQKPELGRVIHLSNLPHSGYSDSAVIKLAEPYGKIKNYILMRMKSQAFIEMETREDAMAMVEHCAKKALWFQGRYVKVDLSEKYKKLVLRIPNRGIDLLKKDKSRKRSYSPDGKDSPSDKKSKTDGSQKSDSGAEGKEQEEKQSEDADKDTKDEQAEQEPGLLLESEDELLVDEEEAAALLESGSSVGDETDLANLGDVAADIKKEASEKALKKMEMSLGSSAAAKKKLKKRRFPGSMEGFVTLDEVGDEEDSELQKLRKSGMAIKSGDKNDDSLVEIKVDKMEELDQENDGSLENGIKNEDSTEPGGAESAENLEGMDPNQETSENTDGENEMKREDIPDEYRIGPYQPNVPVGVDYVIPKTGFYCKLCSLFYTNEEVAKNTHCSSLPHYQKLKKFLNKLAEDRRQKKEA